A single window of Achromobacter xylosoxidans DNA harbors:
- a CDS encoding TRAP transporter small permease subunit codes for MIRFIRFIDRISTFVGKTFAWLIVILTLHVCWEVGARYLLNQPSAWAFDLQMMYYGILFMMAGAYTLAKNGHVRGDILYGFLPPRVQAGLDLILFIVFFIPGVIALVWAGWHYAGYSIAIREHSSLMANGPPIYPFKAFIPVAGAFLLLQGVAEILRCVLCLRRGAWPSREEDVEEVDVDKLKEMVHVKDEDIARLDRYVKSGGPAQ; via the coding sequence ATGATCCGATTCATCCGTTTCATAGACCGCATCTCCACCTTCGTCGGCAAGACCTTCGCCTGGCTCATCGTCATCCTGACCCTGCACGTATGCTGGGAGGTCGGCGCGCGCTACCTGCTGAACCAGCCGAGCGCCTGGGCCTTCGACCTGCAGATGATGTACTACGGCATCCTGTTCATGATGGCGGGCGCCTACACCCTGGCCAAGAACGGCCACGTGCGCGGCGACATCCTCTACGGATTCCTGCCGCCGCGGGTGCAGGCCGGGCTCGACCTGATCCTGTTCATCGTCTTTTTCATCCCGGGCGTCATCGCGCTGGTGTGGGCCGGCTGGCACTACGCCGGCTATTCCATCGCCATCCGCGAGCATTCCTCGCTGATGGCCAACGGGCCGCCCATTTACCCGTTCAAGGCCTTCATCCCGGTGGCCGGGGCGTTCCTGCTGCTGCAGGGCGTGGCCGAGATCCTGCGCTGCGTGCTGTGCCTGCGGCGCGGGGCGTGGCCCTCGCGCGAAGAGGACGTCGAGGAGGTCGACGTCGACAAGCTCAAGGAAATGGTGCACGTCAAGGACGAGGACATCGCCAGGCTCGACCGCTACGTCAAATCCGGAGGGCCGGCGCAATGA
- a CDS encoding TRAP transporter substrate-binding protein has translation MQHVTKPRRKFISGAAAAGAAALAFPAVTRAQNAPISLRFQSTWPANDIFHEFARDYAQKVNDMAGGQLKIEVLPAGAVVKAFDLLDAVSAGTLDGGHGVVAYWYGKNTAVALWGSGPSFGMDANMLLAWHEYGGGKELLVEIQKAMGVNVVSLMYGPMPTQPFGWFKRPISKIEDVKGVKFRTVGLAIDMYTAMGAAVNALPGGEIVPALDRGLLDGAEFNNASSDLALGFQDVSKICMLQSFHQSAEQFEVLFNKAKYDALPEHLKHILSYAAQASSADMSWKASNRYSQDYVKLQKDHNVKFYKTPDAILQQQLKIWDEMIAKRSAENPLFKKVLDSQRAFAERVGRWHGDTTVNYRMAFNHYFSRGGKTG, from the coding sequence ATGCAACACGTTACGAAACCCCGCCGCAAGTTCATCTCGGGCGCGGCGGCCGCCGGCGCGGCCGCCCTGGCTTTTCCCGCCGTCACCCGCGCGCAGAACGCGCCGATTTCCCTGCGCTTCCAGAGCACCTGGCCCGCCAACGACATCTTCCACGAGTTCGCGCGCGACTACGCCCAGAAGGTCAATGACATGGCCGGCGGCCAGTTGAAGATCGAGGTGCTGCCGGCCGGCGCCGTGGTCAAGGCCTTCGACCTGCTGGACGCGGTGTCCGCCGGCACGCTGGACGGCGGCCATGGCGTGGTGGCCTACTGGTACGGCAAGAACACCGCCGTGGCGCTGTGGGGTTCCGGACCGTCGTTCGGGATGGATGCCAATATGCTGCTGGCCTGGCACGAATATGGCGGCGGCAAGGAGCTGCTGGTCGAGATCCAGAAGGCCATGGGCGTGAACGTGGTGTCGCTGATGTACGGGCCCATGCCGACGCAGCCCTTCGGCTGGTTCAAGCGCCCGATCTCCAAGATCGAGGACGTCAAGGGCGTGAAGTTCCGCACCGTCGGCCTGGCCATCGACATGTACACCGCGATGGGCGCGGCCGTGAACGCGCTGCCGGGCGGCGAGATCGTGCCGGCGCTGGACCGCGGCCTGCTCGACGGCGCCGAATTCAACAACGCTTCTTCCGACCTGGCGCTGGGCTTTCAGGACGTGTCCAAGATCTGCATGCTGCAGAGCTTTCACCAGAGCGCCGAGCAATTCGAGGTGCTGTTCAACAAGGCCAAGTACGACGCGCTGCCTGAACACCTCAAGCACATCCTCAGCTACGCCGCGCAGGCCTCCAGCGCCGACATGTCGTGGAAGGCGTCCAACCGCTATTCCCAGGACTACGTCAAGCTGCAGAAGGACCACAACGTCAAGTTCTACAAGACGCCTGACGCCATCCTGCAGCAGCAGCTCAAGATCTGGGACGAGATGATCGCCAAGCGTTCGGCCGAGAATCCGCTGTTCAAGAAGGTGCTCGACTCCCAGCGCGCCTTCGCCGAACGGGTCGGCCGCTGGCATGGCGACACCACGGTCAATTACCGGATGGCCTTCAACCACTACTTCTCGCGCGGCGGCAAGACCGGCTGA
- a CDS encoding UdgX family uracil-DNA binding protein (This protein belongs to the uracil DNA glycosylase superfamily, members of which act in excision repair of DNA. However, it belongs more specifically to UdgX branch, whose founding member was found to bind uracil in DNA (where it does not belong), without cleaving it, appears to promote DNA repair by a pathway involving RecA, rather than base excision.) — MNAHPRSADDADDEIDPDQHPRKLADCRRCGLWRNATQAVGGEGKRRATIMLVGEQPGDKEDLAGHPFVGPAGALLDRALEQAGVSRDAVYITNAVKHFKWQLRGKRRMHKSPAQAEIAACGYWLEQELDDIRPRVIIALGATALGALVPDRKLTLKAALGQSLLCGKTPVLVAYHPSFALRSPDPEGRQAAFQTIVEALRRAGRLADKA; from the coding sequence ATGAATGCCCACCCGCGGTCCGCCGATGACGCGGACGACGAGATCGACCCCGACCAGCACCCTCGCAAGCTTGCCGATTGCCGCCGCTGCGGCTTGTGGCGCAACGCCACGCAAGCTGTCGGCGGCGAGGGCAAGCGCCGCGCCACCATCATGCTGGTTGGCGAACAACCCGGCGACAAGGAGGACCTGGCTGGCCATCCCTTCGTGGGGCCGGCCGGCGCGCTGCTGGACAGGGCGCTGGAGCAGGCCGGCGTGAGCCGCGACGCGGTCTACATCACCAACGCCGTCAAGCACTTCAAGTGGCAACTGCGCGGCAAGCGCCGCATGCACAAATCGCCGGCGCAAGCCGAGATCGCCGCTTGCGGCTATTGGCTGGAACAGGAGCTCGACGACATCCGGCCGCGGGTCATCATCGCGTTGGGCGCCACCGCGCTCGGCGCGCTGGTGCCCGATCGCAAGCTGACCCTGAAGGCCGCGCTGGGCCAGTCGCTGCTGTGCGGCAAGACGCCGGTGCTGGTCGCATACCATCCGTCATTCGCGTTGCGCAGCCCGGACCCTGAAGGCCGGCAGGCGGCGTTCCAGACCATTGTCGAGGCGTTGCGGCGGGCGGGACGCCTGGCCGACAAAGCGTGA
- a CDS encoding LacI family DNA-binding transcriptional regulator, with the protein MMVFDVKKSTRERKLATLAEVAALAGVSTATADRVLNRRPGVRGSTAQRVLKAAAELDYLPEADLYAAMAPEPMRLVILLPRGSNRFLRMLGDSVSYAHEHFAPLNARCQVDYVESFNPEALAQTLLHHGKRADGIAFMALEHPVVREAVNALAQQGVPTVTLISDLANSARVAYVGLDNRAAGRTAGYLLARFIGPRAAHVALIAGSRHYRAHEEREGGFLQLYAEQFQAMQVVDLREGYDDAQRNYEQTRQLLEQYPQLAGIYNIGGASDGVARALKEAGLQHRVVFIGHGLTPDTRALLIDGTMDAVITQSPVEALMSCVRIFCNVRDKRSPMSGVEMNRSQVILRENLP; encoded by the coding sequence ATGATGGTTTTTGATGTGAAAAAGTCCACTCGCGAACGCAAGCTGGCGACCCTGGCCGAGGTCGCGGCGCTGGCCGGCGTGTCCACCGCCACGGCCGACCGCGTGCTGAACCGGCGTCCGGGCGTGCGCGGCAGCACCGCGCAGCGCGTGCTCAAGGCCGCCGCCGAACTGGACTACCTGCCCGAGGCCGACCTGTACGCGGCCATGGCGCCCGAGCCCATGCGGCTGGTGATCCTGCTGCCGCGCGGCAGCAACCGCTTCCTGCGCATGCTGGGCGACAGCGTGAGCTACGCGCACGAGCATTTCGCGCCGCTCAACGCGCGCTGCCAGGTGGATTACGTCGAGAGCTTCAACCCCGAGGCCCTGGCGCAGACGCTGCTGCATCACGGCAAGCGCGCCGACGGCATCGCCTTCATGGCGCTGGAGCATCCGGTGGTGCGCGAGGCCGTCAACGCGTTGGCGCAGCAGGGCGTGCCGACCGTGACGCTGATCTCCGACCTGGCCAACAGCGCCCGCGTGGCCTACGTGGGCCTGGACAACCGCGCCGCCGGCCGCACCGCCGGCTACCTGCTCGCGCGCTTCATCGGCCCGCGCGCCGCGCACGTGGCGCTGATCGCCGGTTCGCGCCACTACCGCGCCCACGAGGAGCGCGAGGGCGGCTTCCTGCAGCTGTACGCCGAGCAGTTCCAGGCCATGCAGGTGGTGGACCTGCGCGAAGGCTACGACGACGCGCAGCGCAACTACGAGCAGACGCGCCAGTTGCTGGAGCAATATCCGCAACTGGCCGGCATCTACAACATCGGCGGCGCCTCCGACGGCGTGGCGCGCGCGCTCAAGGAGGCCGGCCTGCAGCATCGCGTGGTGTTCATCGGCCACGGCCTGACGCCGGACACGCGCGCGCTGCTGATCGACGGCACCATGGACGCCGTCATCACGCAGAGCCCGGTCGAGGCGCTGATGAGCTGCGTGCGCATCTTCTGCAACGTGCGCGACAAGCGCAGCCCCATGAGCGGGGTGGAGATGAACCGCAGCCAGGTGATCCTGCGCGAGAACCTGCCATAG
- a CDS encoding TRAP transporter substrate-binding protein — MKLLTRRSALRRLCALPAAAALGGGFPLIARAADYSLKYGNNLPVSHPLNIRAQEAADRIFKESNGRVDIKIFPNNQLGGDTDMLAQVRSGGIDFFTPSALVIATLVPVAAINAVGFAFKDYGQVWGAMDGALGAHVRAAIAQRRLYAFEKMWDNGFRQTTSSKAPVARAADMDGLKIRVPVSPLPISMFKGLGAAPASLQFSEVYSSLQTKVVDAQENPLPIIQVAKLYEVQKYCSLTNHIWDGYWFIANGRMWEGLPQDLKAVVARGINEAGLAQREDIKKLNASVQADLESKGLVFNQPAADSFRDQLRKAGFYGEWQQRFGQEAWALLEQAVGKLA; from the coding sequence ATGAAGCTGCTCACCCGCCGCAGTGCCTTGCGCCGCCTGTGCGCCCTTCCCGCCGCGGCCGCCCTGGGCGGCGGTTTTCCGTTGATCGCCCGCGCCGCCGACTATTCCCTCAAGTACGGCAACAACCTGCCCGTCTCGCACCCGCTGAACATCCGCGCCCAGGAAGCCGCCGACCGCATCTTCAAGGAAAGCAATGGCCGCGTCGACATCAAGATCTTCCCCAACAACCAGCTCGGCGGCGACACCGACATGCTGGCCCAGGTGCGTTCGGGCGGCATCGACTTCTTCACGCCGTCGGCGCTGGTGATCGCCACGCTGGTGCCGGTGGCCGCCATCAACGCCGTGGGCTTTGCCTTCAAGGACTACGGCCAGGTCTGGGGCGCCATGGATGGCGCGCTCGGCGCCCACGTGCGCGCCGCCATCGCCCAGCGCCGCCTGTACGCCTTCGAGAAGATGTGGGACAACGGTTTCCGCCAGACCACCAGCAGCAAGGCGCCGGTGGCCCGCGCCGCCGACATGGATGGCCTGAAGATCCGCGTGCCGGTCAGCCCGCTGCCGATCTCGATGTTCAAGGGCCTGGGCGCGGCGCCGGCCAGCCTGCAGTTCAGCGAGGTCTATTCCTCGCTGCAGACCAAGGTGGTGGACGCGCAGGAAAACCCGCTGCCCATCATCCAGGTGGCCAAGCTGTACGAGGTGCAGAAGTACTGCTCGCTGACCAACCACATCTGGGACGGCTACTGGTTCATCGCCAACGGCCGCATGTGGGAGGGCCTGCCGCAGGACCTGAAGGCGGTGGTGGCGCGCGGCATCAACGAGGCCGGCCTGGCGCAGCGAGAAGACATCAAGAAGCTCAACGCCTCGGTGCAGGCCGACCTGGAAAGCAAGGGACTGGTGTTCAACCAGCCCGCCGCCGACAGCTTCCGCGACCAGTTGCGCAAGGCAGGCTTCTACGGCGAATGGCAGCAGCGCTTCGGCCAGGAAGCCTGGGCACTGCTGGAGCAGGCCGTCGGCAAGCTCGCCTGA
- a CDS encoding TRAP transporter large permease subunit, translating into MTSLSSSHAAAPALPAHPLRRAGEALDAALGGLIELAAAAIVLIEILVLFAGVVARYVFHSPLVWSDELASILFLWLSMLGAVVALRRGEHMRMTALVNHIGPARRAQLEAGALAASLAFLFLILAPAIEYAHEEHFIITPALELSNAWRAAAIPVGMGLMAVVALLRLLRTQTVPHLLLALAGAAAMVAAFWLAQPLFTGLGKLNLVIFFVGIVAATVFAGVPIAFSFALATFSYLALTTNTPMLVMVGRLDEGMSHLMLLAVPLFIFLGSLIEMTGMARAMIQFLASLLGHVRGGLSYVLIGAMYLVSGISGSKIADMAAIAPVLFPEMRKRGAKPGDLVALLSATGAQTETIPPSIVLITIGSVTGVSIAALFTGGLLPAVVLGLALCSVVWWRYRKEDLSLAQRFAPREIGRFFVIALPAVALPFVIRAAVVEGVATATEVSTIGIVYSAVVGALVYRRFDLARLKPMLIETASLSGAIMLIVGCATAMAWALTQSGFSGDLARLMAGMPGGSYGFLAVSIVAFIILGSVLEGIPAIVLFGPLLFPVAAQAGVHEVHYAMVVIFAMGIGLFAPPFGVGYYGACAISRVDPDEGIRPIWGYIAALLVGLVIVAAFPWISIGFLKSAS; encoded by the coding sequence ATGACCTCGCTCTCTTCTTCCCACGCCGCCGCGCCCGCGCTGCCGGCCCATCCGCTGCGGCGCGCCGGCGAGGCGCTGGACGCGGCGCTGGGCGGCCTGATCGAACTGGCGGCCGCCGCCATCGTGCTGATCGAGATCCTGGTGCTGTTCGCCGGCGTGGTGGCGCGCTACGTGTTCCACAGCCCGCTGGTGTGGTCCGATGAGCTGGCGTCCATCCTGTTCCTGTGGCTGTCTATGCTGGGCGCCGTGGTGGCGTTGCGCCGCGGCGAGCACATGCGCATGACGGCGCTGGTCAACCACATCGGCCCGGCGCGCCGCGCGCAGCTGGAGGCCGGCGCGCTGGCCGCCTCGCTCGCCTTCCTGTTCCTGATCCTGGCGCCCGCCATCGAATACGCACACGAAGAACACTTCATCATCACGCCCGCGCTGGAACTAAGCAACGCCTGGCGCGCCGCCGCCATTCCGGTCGGCATGGGCCTGATGGCGGTGGTGGCGCTGCTGCGGCTGCTACGCACGCAGACCGTGCCGCACCTGCTGCTGGCGCTGGCCGGCGCGGCGGCGATGGTCGCGGCGTTCTGGCTGGCGCAGCCGCTGTTCACGGGGCTGGGCAAGCTCAACCTGGTGATCTTCTTCGTCGGCATCGTCGCCGCCACCGTGTTCGCGGGCGTGCCGATCGCGTTCTCGTTCGCGCTGGCGACGTTCTCCTACCTGGCGCTGACCACCAACACGCCGATGCTGGTGATGGTGGGCCGCCTGGACGAGGGCATGTCGCACCTGATGCTGCTGGCGGTGCCGCTGTTCATCTTCCTGGGTTCGCTGATCGAGATGACCGGCATGGCGCGCGCCATGATCCAGTTCCTGGCCAGCCTGCTGGGCCACGTGCGCGGCGGCCTGTCGTACGTGCTGATCGGGGCGATGTACCTGGTGTCGGGCATCTCCGGCTCGAAGATCGCCGACATGGCCGCGATCGCGCCGGTGCTGTTTCCCGAGATGCGCAAGCGCGGCGCCAAGCCGGGCGACCTGGTGGCGCTGCTGTCGGCCACCGGCGCGCAGACCGAGACCATTCCGCCGTCGATCGTGCTGATCACCATCGGCTCGGTCACCGGCGTGTCCATCGCCGCCCTCTTCACCGGCGGCCTGCTGCCGGCCGTGGTGCTGGGGCTGGCGCTGTGCTCGGTGGTGTGGTGGCGCTACCGCAAGGAAGACCTGAGCCTGGCGCAGCGCTTCGCGCCGCGCGAGATCGGCCGCTTCTTCGTCATCGCCCTGCCGGCCGTGGCGCTGCCCTTCGTGATCCGCGCCGCGGTGGTCGAAGGCGTGGCCACCGCCACCGAGGTCTCGACCATCGGCATCGTCTATTCGGCGGTGGTGGGCGCGCTGGTCTACCGGCGCTTCGACCTGGCGCGGCTCAAGCCCATGCTGATCGAGACCGCCTCGCTGTCCGGCGCCATCATGCTGATCGTCGGCTGCGCCACCGCCATGGCCTGGGCCCTGACGCAATCGGGCTTCTCGGGCGACCTGGCGCGGCTGATGGCCGGCATGCCCGGCGGCAGTTACGGCTTCCTGGCCGTGTCGATCGTGGCCTTCATCATCCTGGGCAGCGTGCTGGAAGGCATTCCCGCCATCGTGCTGTTCGGGCCGCTGCTGTTCCCGGTGGCGGCGCAGGCCGGCGTGCATGAGGTCCATTACGCCATGGTGGTCATCTTCGCCATGGGCATCGGCCTGTTCGCGCCGCCCTTCGGCGTCGGCTACTACGGCGCCTGCGCCATCAGCCGTGTCGATCCCGACGAGGGCATCCGCCCGATCTGGGGCTACATCGCGGCGCTGCTGGTCGGGCTGGTCATTGTCGCCGCCTTTCCCTGGATTTCCATCGGGTTTCTCAAATCCGCGTCCTGA
- a CDS encoding VOC family protein, which translates to MSRFLGEIRQLGYVVPDIEAAMDYWSRTLGVGPWFYNPKVPIVNYRYDGAPYEPHNSVALANSGFVQVELIQTRNDVPSMYRDFQQAGRSGLQHVAYWTQDYDADLARLLAQGFVPKMQGEVGEKGRFIYFDTEYHPGTVIELSEVAGPKGRLFDLIRDSARDWDGRDPVRPFPDLKQL; encoded by the coding sequence ATGAGTCGTTTCCTGGGCGAGATCCGCCAACTCGGTTATGTGGTGCCCGACATCGAGGCCGCCATGGACTACTGGAGCCGCACGCTGGGCGTGGGCCCCTGGTTCTACAACCCCAAGGTGCCCATCGTGAACTACCGCTACGACGGCGCGCCGTACGAGCCGCACAACTCGGTGGCGCTGGCCAATTCGGGCTTCGTGCAGGTTGAGCTGATCCAGACCCGCAACGACGTGCCGTCGATGTACCGCGACTTCCAGCAGGCCGGCCGCAGCGGGCTGCAGCACGTGGCCTACTGGACCCAGGACTATGACGCCGACCTGGCGCGCCTGCTGGCGCAGGGATTCGTGCCGAAGATGCAGGGCGAGGTCGGCGAGAAAGGCCGCTTCATCTACTTCGACACCGAATACCACCCGGGCACGGTGATCGAGCTGTCCGAGGTGGCCGGCCCCAAGGGCCGCCTGTTCGACCTGATCCGCGACAGCGCTCGCGACTGGGACGGCCGCGATCCGGTGCGCCCCTTCCCCGACCTGAAGCAGCTTTGA
- a CDS encoding ribulose-bisphosphate carboxylase large subunit family protein, with protein MNTQVIRATYLIETPLDPARVAEVMAGEQSCGTFTRVEGETDELRARARAQVESVQELESARQASLPNAWLARQPGGMPAVLRRARVRIAFPVANIGPNLPTLAATVGGNLYDLGEVTGLRLEQLELPSDYRAQFEMPRVGVAGTRQLTGVASGALVGTIIKPNVGLSPEQTAHLVARLCAAGVDFIKDDEVCANPAHAPLAQRVAAVMAVVRAHRERTGRQVMVAFNITDETDAMRRHADLIEREQGSCVMASLNWCGHSAIQTLRRHTPLALHGHRNGYGALSRHPLLGIGFQAYQTLWRLAGVDHMHVHGLQGKFSQPDAEVVESARDCLAPLTPGIDDAVMPAFSSGQWAGTVPATWAAVRTDDLLFMSGGGILAHPDGPAAGVQSIRQAWQAVRAGQDLAAFAAQAPELRRALAHFGSRA; from the coding sequence ATGAACACCCAAGTCATCCGCGCCACCTACCTGATCGAAACCCCGCTGGACCCGGCGCGCGTCGCCGAGGTGATGGCGGGCGAGCAGTCCTGCGGCACCTTCACCCGCGTCGAGGGCGAGACAGACGAGCTGCGGGCACGCGCCCGCGCCCAGGTCGAATCGGTGCAGGAACTCGAATCCGCCCGCCAGGCCAGCCTGCCCAACGCCTGGCTGGCGCGCCAGCCGGGCGGCATGCCGGCCGTGCTGCGCCGCGCCCGCGTGCGCATCGCCTTTCCGGTGGCCAACATCGGCCCCAACCTGCCGACCCTGGCCGCCACGGTCGGCGGCAACCTGTACGACCTGGGCGAAGTGACCGGCCTGCGGCTGGAGCAGCTGGAACTGCCGTCCGACTACCGCGCGCAATTCGAGATGCCGCGGGTCGGCGTGGCCGGCACGCGCCAGCTGACCGGCGTGGCCAGTGGCGCGCTGGTGGGCACCATCATCAAGCCCAATGTCGGCCTGTCGCCCGAGCAGACCGCGCACCTGGTGGCGCGGCTGTGCGCGGCCGGCGTGGATTTCATCAAGGACGACGAGGTCTGCGCCAACCCCGCCCATGCGCCGCTGGCGCAGCGCGTGGCCGCCGTGATGGCGGTGGTGCGGGCGCACCGCGAACGCACCGGCCGACAGGTGATGGTGGCCTTCAACATCACCGACGAAACCGACGCCATGCGGCGCCACGCCGACCTGATCGAACGCGAGCAAGGCAGCTGCGTGATGGCCAGCCTGAACTGGTGCGGCCATTCCGCCATCCAGACCCTGCGGCGCCACACGCCGCTGGCGCTGCACGGCCATCGCAACGGTTACGGCGCGCTGTCGCGCCACCCCCTGCTGGGCATCGGTTTCCAGGCCTACCAGACGCTGTGGCGGCTGGCCGGCGTGGACCACATGCACGTGCACGGCCTGCAAGGCAAGTTCTCGCAGCCGGACGCGGAAGTGGTCGAGAGCGCGCGCGATTGCCTGGCCCCGCTCACGCCCGGCATCGACGACGCGGTGATGCCGGCGTTCTCGTCCGGCCAGTGGGCCGGCACGGTGCCCGCCACCTGGGCCGCGGTGCGCACCGACGACCTGCTGTTCATGTCCGGCGGCGGCATCCTGGCGCATCCGGACGGCCCGGCGGCCGGCGTGCAAAGCATCCGCCAGGCCTGGCAGGCGGTGCGCGCCGGCCAGGACCTGGCTGCCTTCGCCGCCCAGGCCCCGGAGCTGCGGCGCGCGCTGGCGCACTTCGGATCGCGCGCATGA
- a CDS encoding four-carbon acid sugar kinase family protein encodes MTDGLARAAAPRVTWYGDDFTGATDTLAHVALAGWRSLLFLGVPTPQQLERAGPLDAIGIAGAARGMAPDEMTAELRAAGRFLAATGTRILHYKCCSTFDSAPHVGSIGAAVAELRRHMLNPLVPIVGGQPGIGRYCSFANLFARAGAAAEVHRIDRHPVMRAHPVTPMHEADLRRHLAAQGLAGIASLPHTAYPPLRAAADLRAVDPWIDAIVNTTDGPLLLDLVDDEQLPLIGRLLWRAASALPLLVVGPSSVQQALARAAGPGPASSAPALPPAQGPVLVVAGSLSPVTARQIGASRRYARQPLDVERLLGEAAYASASIQEAAGALAQGRNVLVHTDEPGQALSPQRTAATARATGRLVAGIVRASAAAGRKLTRLGIAGGDTSSHATLALGLWGLGFHSTLAPGVTVSVAHSDDPLTNGLQLMLKGGQMGGDTLFDDLVTGR; translated from the coding sequence ATGACGGACGGCCTCGCCCGCGCCGCCGCGCCGCGCGTCACCTGGTATGGCGACGACTTCACCGGCGCCACCGACACCCTGGCGCACGTGGCGCTGGCCGGCTGGCGCAGCCTGCTGTTCCTGGGCGTGCCGACGCCGCAACAGCTTGAACGCGCCGGCCCGCTGGACGCCATCGGCATCGCCGGCGCGGCGCGCGGCATGGCGCCCGACGAAATGACGGCCGAGCTGCGCGCCGCCGGCCGCTTCCTGGCCGCCACCGGCACCCGCATCCTGCACTACAAGTGCTGCTCCACCTTCGACAGCGCGCCGCACGTGGGCAGCATCGGCGCGGCCGTGGCCGAGCTGCGGCGCCACATGCTCAATCCGCTGGTGCCCATCGTCGGCGGCCAACCCGGCATCGGGCGCTATTGCAGCTTCGCCAACCTGTTCGCGCGCGCCGGCGCCGCCGCCGAGGTCCACCGGATCGACCGGCACCCGGTGATGCGCGCGCATCCCGTCACCCCCATGCACGAGGCCGACCTGCGCCGCCACCTGGCGGCGCAGGGGCTGGCCGGCATCGCCTCGCTGCCGCACACCGCCTATCCGCCGCTGCGCGCCGCCGCCGACCTGCGCGCCGTGGACCCATGGATCGACGCCATCGTGAACACGACCGACGGCCCCTTGCTGCTGGACCTGGTCGACGACGAGCAACTGCCGCTGATCGGCCGGCTGCTGTGGCGCGCCGCCTCGGCGCTGCCGCTGCTGGTGGTCGGCCCCAGCAGCGTGCAGCAGGCGCTGGCGCGCGCCGCCGGCCCCGGCCCGGCGTCCTCGGCGCCCGCGCTGCCGCCCGCCCAAGGCCCTGTGCTGGTGGTGGCCGGCAGCCTGTCGCCAGTCACGGCGCGCCAGATCGGCGCCAGTCGGCGCTATGCGCGGCAGCCGCTGGATGTAGAGCGCCTGCTGGGAGAGGCCGCCTACGCCAGCGCCAGCATCCAGGAGGCGGCCGGCGCCCTGGCCCAGGGCCGCAATGTGCTGGTGCACACCGATGAACCGGGCCAGGCCCTGTCGCCGCAGCGCACCGCCGCCACCGCCCGCGCCACCGGCCGGCTGGTGGCGGGCATCGTACGCGCCAGCGCGGCCGCGGGGCGCAAGCTCACGCGCCTGGGGATCGCCGGTGGCGACACCTCCAGCCACGCCACGCTGGCGCTGGGGCTATGGGGCCTGGGCTTTCACAGCACGCTCGCGCCCGGCGTCACCGTCAGCGTCGCGCACAGCGACGATCCGCTCACCAACGGCTTGCAGCTGATGCTCAAAGGCGGGCAGATGGGCGGCGATACGTTGTTCGACGATCTGGTGACGGGCCGCTGA
- a CDS encoding glutamine amidotransferase, producing the protein MTLNAIALRHVHFEDLGVLEPLLQARGYTVRYVDTPVEDLPVADALATDLLVVLGGPIGAFDEPRYPFLARELELVRARLANRAPTLGICLGAQLIARALDANVYPMAAGPEIGFGALTLTDQGQRSALAGLRDTPVLHWHGDQFDIPAGAIRLAGTAAGPNQAFEYGDSVLGLQFHLEADLGNFEHWLVGHACELARAGIDPATLRAQAPAVQADLRGAARAVFNDWLDRIVCSNTES; encoded by the coding sequence ATGACCCTGAACGCCATTGCCTTGCGCCACGTCCACTTCGAAGACCTTGGCGTGCTGGAGCCGCTGTTGCAGGCGCGCGGCTACACCGTGCGCTATGTCGACACGCCGGTGGAGGACCTGCCGGTGGCGGACGCGCTGGCGACGGATCTGCTGGTGGTGCTGGGCGGGCCGATCGGAGCCTTCGATGAACCGCGCTATCCGTTCCTGGCGCGGGAGCTGGAACTGGTGCGCGCGCGCCTGGCGAATCGGGCGCCGACGCTGGGGATCTGCCTGGGCGCGCAGCTCATCGCGCGGGCCCTGGACGCCAACGTCTACCCGATGGCGGCCGGGCCGGAGATCGGCTTCGGCGCCCTGACGCTGACCGACCAGGGCCAACGCTCGGCGCTGGCCGGCCTGCGCGATACGCCGGTGCTGCATTGGCACGGGGACCAGTTCGACATTCCGGCAGGCGCCATCCGGCTGGCGGGCACGGCGGCGGGACCGAACCAGGCGTTCGAGTATGGCGACAGCGTGCTCGGGCTGCAATTCCACCTTGAGGCCGATTTGGGCAACTTCGAGCACTGGCTGGTCGGGCATGCCTGCGAACTGGCCCGCGCCGGCATCGACCCGGCGACGCTGCGGGCCCAGGCGCCGGCAGTGCAGGCCGACCTGCGCGGCGCCGCCCGCGCCGTCTTCAACGACTGGCTGGACCGCATCGTATGCTCAAACACCGAATCGTGA